The Coriobacteriia bacterium region GCGCGTAGATTCCGGTGATGGAAGGGACACGTCGGGCCTCGGGCTAGGTCTCGCCATCAGCGCACGAATCGTCGAAGCGCACGGCGGACACCTCACTTATCGAGATAACGAGCGGGGCAGGGGAAGCGTCTTCTGCGCGAGACTGCCTCGCGGTGGACGTGAAGCAGACCTCCCGAGCACGACGATTCTGGTGGTTGGAGAAGACAGGCATGAGTGATTCCGTTCTGCCGCAATCTGCGCAAACAAGAATCCTGCTGGTCGACGACGACGTTCAGCTGGTCCGGGGTCTGAAGACCGCGTTGGAGCACCATGGGTATGTCGTCCGAGCCGTCGAACGAGGGGCGCACGCCGCTGAGATAGCGACGCAGTTCGGGCCGCAGCTTATTCTCCTCGATGTGATGATGCCGGGGGTTGATGGCTGGCAGGTCCTTGGTCAGCTCAGGGCCAGCCCGCACACGGAGAGCATTCCGGTGATCATGCTGACTGCAAGCGGCGCTGACGCCGCGAAACTGAAGGGCTTCTCTTTGGGCGCGGATGACTACGTCACCAAGCCCTTCAGCCTACAGGAGCTGCAGTGCCGAGTTGAGGCCGTGCTCAGACGCTCGAGGCCGCGCGACGCGGCGGAAGCCGAATGGTCGATTCCAGTCTTGGCGGGTACCTCCGGCTTTGAGTTCTTGAAGAGCACGGATATCTACTTCGCGGAGGGTATCCGGAACTACACGTACGTTCACACGTATGACTCCCGCTACCTCTGCCGACTCTCTCTGGGCGCACTTGACGACCAGCACGTCGCCGATTTCATGCGCGTGCACCGATCGTACGTCGTGAATATGGCTCAGGTCAGGGGCTGTGGCTGGGTGAGCGGCTCTTCTTACAGACTCCGCCTCGGAGACCTTGCGCGGACTGAGTTTCCGGTGAGCCGCGCGCTGCTGTCTGAGGTCCAGACGCGTCTCGGCCTGAAGGCGTAGCGCTCCGTTCAGCCGTTGCTCATCGGTGCGCGCAGACTGTCGGCGCGGCAGTTCTGAGCCGGCGTTGCCACGCCGCGTTGTCTGGCCTTGCGGAGCACCCAATCAGGAGCCCATCTACGACCGCGCGTTTGAAGGCGCGCCGATGTCCTAGCGGCTGCTCCGACGCCCGCGCCCAGCGAAGCCGACAGGCCCGACGGGCGGCTGGTTTCGTCATTGGTAGTCCCCCACTCGTCACTGCGACGGTCGACTCATCCTTGATGTCGGCCTGTTGTACATGAGGCTGCCTTCACTCTCGTTTGTGGAGGTTTAATGGAGACTAAGCAAGTCTGTCCGTGCTCGTTA contains the following coding sequences:
- a CDS encoding response regulator produces the protein MSDSVLPQSAQTRILLVDDDVQLVRGLKTALEHHGYVVRAVERGAHAAEIATQFGPQLILLDVMMPGVDGWQVLGQLRASPHTESIPVIMLTASGADAAKLKGFSLGADDYVTKPFSLQELQCRVEAVLRRSRPRDAAEAEWSIPVLAGTSGFEFLKSTDIYFAEGIRNYTYVHTYDSRYLCRLSLGALDDQHVADFMRVHRSYVVNMAQVRGCGWVSGSSYRLRLGDLARTEFPVSRALLSEVQTRLGLKA